The genomic DNA ATGAATAATGAAGCTTTAATAGATTCTTTTTTGGATTTTAAATATGAAAAAAATATAGATAGAGTCAATTTAATGGCAATTTTAGAAGAATCAATAAGATGTGTATTAAAAAAAAAATATGATTCTTCTGAAAATTATGATATTATAGTAAATCCAGATCAAGGGGATTTAGAAATTTGGCGAAATAGAATAGTAGTAAAAGATGGATTACTAAAAGATAGGAACAAAGAAATAGAATTATCTGTAGCAAAGAATATTGAATCTGATTTTGAAATAGGAGAAGAAGTGACAGAAAAAGTTGAGTTACAGTCTTTGGGTAGAAGATCTATTTTATCGTTAAAACAAAATTTATTATCAAAAATTAATGAATATGATAATACAAATATTTATAAAAAGTTCAAAAATAAAATAGGAGAAATAATAAATGTTGAAGTATATCATATTTTATCTAAACATATTCTTGTAAGAGATGAAGAACAAAATGAAATGATTTTACCTAAAAAAGAACAAATTCCTAATGATTTTTTTAAGAAAGGAGATATAATAAAAGCATTAGTAAAAAAAGTAGATTGGAAAGATAATAAACCCATCGCTATTCTTACTAGAAAAAATGAAAATTTTTTAGAAGAATTATTAAAATTAGAAATACCAGAAATTTCAGATGGAATAATTACAATTAAAAAAGTTAATCGTATTCCAGGAGAAAAAGCAAAAATTTCTGTAGAGTCTCATGATGATAGAATTGATCCAGTAGGTGCTTGTGTTGGAATGAAAGGATCTAGAATTCATCCAATTGTTAGAGAATTAAAAAATGAAAATATAGATATTATTAACTATACTTCAAATATACAATTATATATTACTCGTTCTTTAAGTCCTGCAAAAATATCTATAATGGAAATTAATGAAGAAAAAAAATGTGTTAATGTTTATGTAAAGTTAGAAGAAATATCTAAAGCTATTGGAAAAAATGGACAAAATATAAAGTTAGCTACACAATTAACAGGTTATAAAATCAATATATTTAAAGATAATCATTATGAAGATGATGTAGAACTATCGGAATTTTCCGATGAGATTGAAGAAAAAATATTAGAAAAATTTTATAAAATAGGTTTAAATACAGCAAAATCTGTATTAAACTACGAAAAAAAACATTTAATCGAAAGAACAAATATCGAAAAAAAAATTATAGAAAAAATAGTTTCTATATTAAAAAAAGAATTTGAAGGAGAACTAAACAATGTTTAAAATTAAATATTGTTTGTTGTTAAATTTTTATTTTTGTTCTTATTTTATTAAAATATATGGTTGATAAAATCAGACTAAAAACAGTACTAACTAAGTTTAATATATCATTACAAAGAGTAATTAATTTTTTGAAAAAAAATGGGATTAAAATAGAAAATAATCCTAATACAAAAATAGAAGAAAAAGTATATAAATTTATTGTTAGAAAATTTCATAATTATAAAAAAATTAGGGATGCTTCTGAAAGAATATTTTTGAAAAAGAAAAAAGAAAATGAAAAAATTAAAAAAGAATTATTAAGATCAATTAATATAACTAATAATAATTTAGTAAGTAAAATAAATAAAATTGAAAAAATAAATGAAAAATTGAAAGAAAAAAAAATTGAAAAAAAATTACCAGAACATATAGATACTGTATATAAAAAATTAGATGGTGTTATACTAACAGGGGATAAAATAGATCTTTCTAAATTTGAAAAAAAAAAAATAAAATTGAATTTTAAAAAAAAACGAAAAAGAATAAAAAAGGAAATACCATTTAATAAAAATAGAAAAAATAATACTTTCAAAAAAGTTTCAGAAAAAAAATCAACAAAACAAAGAAACAATAGAAAAAATAAGATTACAAACGAACAAATAGAAAAACAAATTAAAGAAACTTTAGAAAAGTTATCCTATAAAGGAACAAAATCAAAATTTTCTAAAATAAAAAAAGAAAAACGTCAAAATAAAAAAGATAAAAAATTAATAGAAAATAAAATAGAAACAAAAAAGGAAAAATTATTAAAATTATCAGAGTTTACGACAGTAAATGAATTATCATCAATGATGAATATTAATCCAACTGATGTAATTATGTCATGTATGTCTTTGGGCATTATGGTAACAATGAATCAAAGATTAGATGCAGAATTAATAACTTTAGTATCAGATGAATTTGGATATAATGTAGAATTTTTAGGATTAGATCTAGAAGATTCTATTCAGGATGATAAAGATTTAGAAAAAGATTTAAAACCTAGACCACCTATAATAACAGTAATGGGACATGTTGATCATGGAAAAACATCTTTATTAGATTATATAAGAAATACCAATGTTATTGCTGGGGAATCAGGAGGTATTACTCAACATATAGCTGCGTATAGCGTAGAATCTAGTAATAATCAGGGTATTACATTTTTGGATACTCCAGGACACGAAGCCTTTACAGCAATGAGAGCTAGAGGAGCTCAAATCACTGATATTGCTATCATAGTAATAGCATCGGATGATCAAATTATGCCTCAAACTAAAGAAGCCATAAGTCACGCAAGAGCCGCTAACGTCCCAATTATTTTTGTTTTTAACAAAATAGATAAACCAAATGCAAATACCAATAGAATAAAAGAACAATTATCAAAATTAAATTTATTAGTAGAAGAATGGGGGGGGAAATATCCAAATCAAGAGATATCAGCAAAAACTGGAAAAGGAATTAAAAAATTATTAGAAAAAGTTATTTCAGTTTCAAATTTACTAAATTTAAAATCAAATCCTAATAAAGCAGCTATAGGTACAGTTATAGAGGCATCTTTAGATAAAGGTAAAGGTTATATAACTACTGTCCTTGTTCAAGGAGGAACTATAAAGTTAGGAGATTATGTTTTAGCAGGAATTAATCATGGAAAAGTTAAAAACTTACTAGACGAAAGAGGTAAATCTATTCCATTTGCTGGTCCATCTAAACCTGTTACTATAGTAGGATTAAATGGAGCTCCTACTGCGGGTGACAAATTTAAAGTTTTTCATAATGAAAGAGAAGCTAAACAATTAGCTTCAAAAAGAGAACAATTACAAAGAGAAC from Blattabacterium cuenoti includes the following:
- the nusA gene encoding transcription termination factor NusA — translated: MNNEALIDSFLDFKYEKNIDRVNLMAILEESIRCVLKKKYDSSENYDIIVNPDQGDLEIWRNRIVVKDGLLKDRNKEIELSVAKNIESDFEIGEEVTEKVELQSLGRRSILSLKQNLLSKINEYDNTNIYKKFKNKIGEIINVEVYHILSKHILVRDEEQNEMILPKKEQIPNDFFKKGDIIKALVKKVDWKDNKPIAILTRKNENFLEELLKLEIPEISDGIITIKKVNRIPGEKAKISVESHDDRIDPVGACVGMKGSRIHPIVRELKNENIDIINYTSNIQLYITRSLSPAKISIMEINEEKKCVNVYVKLEEISKAIGKNGQNIKLATQLTGYKINIFKDNHYEDDVELSEFSDEIEEKILEKFYKIGLNTAKSVLNYEKKHLIERTNIEKKIIEKIVSILKKEFEGELNNV
- the infB gene encoding translation initiation factor IF-2; this encodes MVDKIRLKTVLTKFNISLQRVINFLKKNGIKIENNPNTKIEEKVYKFIVRKFHNYKKIRDASERIFLKKKKENEKIKKELLRSINITNNNLVSKINKIEKINEKLKEKKIEKKLPEHIDTVYKKLDGVILTGDKIDLSKFEKKKIKLNFKKKRKRIKKEIPFNKNRKNNTFKKVSEKKSTKQRNNRKNKITNEQIEKQIKETLEKLSYKGTKSKFSKIKKEKRQNKKDKKLIENKIETKKEKLLKLSEFTTVNELSSMMNINPTDVIMSCMSLGIMVTMNQRLDAELITLVSDEFGYNVEFLGLDLEDSIQDDKDLEKDLKPRPPIITVMGHVDHGKTSLLDYIRNTNVIAGESGGITQHIAAYSVESSNNQGITFLDTPGHEAFTAMRARGAQITDIAIIVIASDDQIMPQTKEAISHARAANVPIIFVFNKIDKPNANTNRIKEQLSKLNLLVEEWGGKYPNQEISAKTGKGIKKLLEKVISVSNLLNLKSNPNKAAIGTVIEASLDKGKGYITTVLVQGGTIKLGDYVLAGINHGKVKNLLDERGKSIPFAGPSKPVTIVGLNGAPTAGDKFKVFHNEREAKQLASKREQLQREQNIRAQKHLTLDEIGRRISIGDFKELKIIIKGDVDGSVEAIADTLQKLSTSNIIINIIYKGVGQITESDILLASASDAIVIGFNVRPNNSAKNIAKKDNIEIRIYSIIYNVINDIKEAMDGMLSPKIREKILGNAEIREIFKLYKIGTIAGCMVIEGKLLRKSKVRLIREGIVIHNGEFLSLKRFKEDVKEVQKGYECGLGLKNYNDLRSGDLIESYEEFSS